In Syntrophotaleaceae bacterium, the DNA window TCTTCATATGCTCTCGCGGTTGGGATACCTCCTAAAAGACCAGTCTTTCCGCCAGGCTCTGGATACCCAGGAAAGCCGGGAAACCTTGTTCTCCTCACTACGCAAGGCTGAAGAAAGGTTGGCTCGCTAGATGTCTCCCGAACTGTTTTTGGTTGGTTTGGCCATAATCATGGCCGGCGGAATCGGAGCATTGCTGGCCGGCCGGGTCTCCCGAGCGGCCTCCCGATGGGCGGCCGGTTGCACCCTGATCGGTTCTTTCCTCGGCCTGACCGAGGCGCTGCATGTGCTTACAAGCGGTAGCACGCTGCATTTATCGATACCTGGGCCCCTCCCCGAAGGCGACATGGCCTTGGCCCTCGATCCCCTGAGCGCCTGCTTTTTGTTGCCGGTTTTTCTGCTGGCCGCCCTGTGTGCTGTTTTTGGTACGTCTTATCTCGCCGAGGAAGAGGAGTCCCGTAACCTCGGACCCCACTGGTTTTTCTATTGTGGCCTGGTGGTATCTATGGCCCTGGTTTTGACGGCCGCCAATGGTCTGCTGTTCCTGGCGGTCTGGGAATTGATGTCGCTGGCCAGCTTTTTTCTGGTGGCTTATGAAAATCGCCGGACGGAGGTCGTCCGGGCTGCCTGGATCTATCTGATTGCCTGCCATTTGGGAAGCGCCTTTCTTTTCGCTCTTTTTCTGCTGGCCGGAAATTTCTGCGGTAGCTTGCAATTCGCCGATTTTGTCCGGCTTGGAGGCGTCTCACCCGGATTCGCCCTGCTGCTTTTCCTGCTCTGCCTTGTTGGTTTCGGCACTAAGGCCGGCCTGTTCCCCCTGCATGTCTGGCTTCCCGATGCCCATCCCGCCGCTCCAAGTCACGTATCGGCGCTGATGTCGGGAGCTATGGTGAAAACGGGTATTTACGGTATTTTGCGAATATCAACACTGCTCCCCCTGCCGCCTGCCTGGCTGGGTCTGTCGGTGGCCTTTCTTGGGATTCTTGGAGCGCTTTACGGTATCCTTTTGGCCGCGGTCCAGTCCGATATCAAGCGCTGTCTGGCTTATTCAACAGTGGAAAACGTCGGCATCATCTTTGTCGGTATCGGAGCCGGCATGTATGGCCTGGCTCGGCACCAGGAAGGGATCGCCATGCTCGGTTTTGCTGGAGCTCTGTTGCATGTCTGGAACCATGCCCTGTTCAAAGGATTGATGTTTCTCGGTGCCGGAAGCCTGTCGCATGGGGCAGGCACCCGCGATATGAACCGTATGGGCGGATTGCTGCGGCGTATGCCTGTTACCGGAGGGCTTCTGGTGGGCGGAAGTTTGGCCATCGCCGCCCTTCCGCCTCTCAATGGTCTTGTCGGCGAATGGCTGATCTATCTCGGACTCTTACGCACAGGCTTGGCGGGCGACGGGTTTGCAGGCCTGCTGCCGCTGGTGCTGGCGGTCCTGCTTGCGGTTACCGGTGCACTTGCAGTTGTGGTTTTCACCCGCCTGGCCGGGGTGGCCCTGCTCGGAGAGCCCCGTTCAGACCGGGCAGCAGCAGCCCATGAAGCACCGACTGCGATGTCTCTGCCGATGAAGGTTCTGCTCCTGGGCTGTTTGGCGGTCGGCCTTGCACCGCAGGCTGCAGTCCGGTTACTGACCGCGCCCCTCGTTGCCCTGACTGGAGCAGGAGTCGGGGAGCTTGCCGCCCATTTGAGGGTTGTGGCCAATCTCGGTCTGGCTGCCCTGGTCATCCTGCTCGGTCTGGCCCTGGTTTTCGGACTGCTGTTATGGTTGTGCCGGATGCGGCCTGCGGGGCGGTCTGGCACCTGGGGGTGTGGTTTCTCCTTCCCCTCAGCGCGCATGGCCTATACGGCCGGCAGTTATGCCGAACTGACACAGAATCACCTGGTGCCTGCGCCCTTGCGTTCAAAACCGGTATCCACGGCGCCCGAGGGATTGTTTCCGGCTGCGGGTCGTCTCGTGTTCGATTCACTGGATCCGATTCTGGATCGGATGTTCCAACCGTTTTTTCGGCGCTTCGCCGACCGGATCGTACGGCTGCGCTGGCTGCAACAGGGGAAACTCCCCATTTACCTGTTGTATATTTTCGCCGCCTGCGCACTCCTGATCGCCTGGAGCGTGCTTGAGGGGAGGGGGTGGAGGCTGGGATGATATCCTGGATCGTCATCAGTACACTGCTGATAGCCCTGTCAGGGGTTCCCGGGCTGTTTCTGGCCCGTAGCCGCAGCGGGGGCGAAATCTTGTCAGGGCTGCTGGTTCTGGCCGGGGTCGGGGCAGGATTGGCCGGTGTTCTGAAAGGTCTGCACAGGGCAGGGGAGACCACCCTTGAGTTTCCCTGGTCGATTCCGGGTGGGGCACTGGTGCTGAGTCTGGACGGACTGTCCATGCTTTTTCTGTTGCCCCTCTTTCTTGTCGTAGGCTGCGGCGCGCTGTACGGTTTCGGCTATTGGCCACAAAGAAAGCACCCCGACAACGGTCGCAGGCTGCGGCTCTTTTATGGTCTGATCAGCGCAGCCATGATTACGCTGCTGACCGCCCGCAACGGTCTGCTGTTTCTGCTGGCCTGGGAAATAATGGCCCTCTCCGGGTTTTTCCTGGTAACCACCGAGGAGGACAAAGCTGAGGCCCGTCGGGCCGGCTATGTTTATCTTGCGGCAACCCATACCGGAACTTTGGCGCTTTTCGCCATGTTCGTCCTGCTGGACCAGGGTGCGGGCGCCTTCGGTTTCCCGGTGGCCGGTTCAGTGCCGTTCCAGGGGTCGGCGGTTTTTTTGTTCGGTTTGTTCGGTTTCGGTCTCAAGGCCGGTTTGATTCCGCTCCACATCTGGCTGCCGGGCGCTCACGCCGCTGCCCCGAGTCACGCTTCAGCCCTGCTTTCCGGGGTGATGATCAAAACCGGCATTTACGGCCTGGTGCGATTAACATCCTTTTTTGCTGTCATTCCTCCCTGGTGGGGTTGGACGGTGCTGATGCTTGGCGTGCTTTCCGGCATTTTCGGAGTGGTTTTTGCCCTGGCCCAGCACGATATCAAGCGCCTGCTCGCCTATCACAGCGTGGAGAACATCGGCATCATCGCCCTCGGCCTGGGACTGGCCCTGCTGGGCCGCAGCTATGACCTGCCGGCTTTGACCCTCCTGGG includes these proteins:
- a CDS encoding proton-conducting transporter membrane subunit; amino-acid sequence: MSPELFLVGLAIIMAGGIGALLAGRVSRAASRWAAGCTLIGSFLGLTEALHVLTSGSTLHLSIPGPLPEGDMALALDPLSACFLLPVFLLAALCAVFGTSYLAEEEESRNLGPHWFFYCGLVVSMALVLTAANGLLFLAVWELMSLASFFLVAYENRRTEVVRAAWIYLIACHLGSAFLFALFLLAGNFCGSLQFADFVRLGGVSPGFALLLFLLCLVGFGTKAGLFPLHVWLPDAHPAAPSHVSALMSGAMVKTGIYGILRISTLLPLPPAWLGLSVAFLGILGALYGILLAAVQSDIKRCLAYSTVENVGIIFVGIGAGMYGLARHQEGIAMLGFAGALLHVWNHALFKGLMFLGAGSLSHGAGTRDMNRMGGLLRRMPVTGGLLVGGSLAIAALPPLNGLVGEWLIYLGLLRTGLAGDGFAGLLPLVLAVLLAVTGALAVVVFTRLAGVALLGEPRSDRAAAAHEAPTAMSLPMKVLLLGCLAVGLAPQAAVRLLTAPLVALTGAGVGELAAHLRVVANLGLAALVILLGLALVFGLLLWLCRMRPAGRSGTWGCGFSFPSARMAYTAGSYAELTQNHLVPAPLRSKPVSTAPEGLFPAAGRLVFDSLDPILDRMFQPFFRRFADRIVRLRWLQQGKLPIYLLYIFAACALLIAWSVLEGRGWRLG
- a CDS encoding proton-conducting transporter membrane subunit, translating into MISWIVISTLLIALSGVPGLFLARSRSGGEILSGLLVLAGVGAGLAGVLKGLHRAGETTLEFPWSIPGGALVLSLDGLSMLFLLPLFLVVGCGALYGFGYWPQRKHPDNGRRLRLFYGLISAAMITLLTARNGLLFLLAWEIMALSGFFLVTTEEDKAEARRAGYVYLAATHTGTLALFAMFVLLDQGAGAFGFPVAGSVPFQGSAVFLFGLFGFGLKAGLIPLHIWLPGAHAAAPSHASALLSGVMIKTGIYGLVRLTSFFAVIPPWWGWTVLMLGVLSGIFGVVFALAQHDIKRLLAYHSVENIGIIALGLGLALLGRSYDLPALTLLGMAGALLHVVNHGLFKSLLFLSAGSVIHAVGTREIDRYGGILRRQPLTALFFLGGAVAICGLPPLNGFVSEWLIYLGSFAALESKELMVVLAVLVAPALALIGGLALACFVKVFGITFLGEARTMEASTAHESTFSMLLAMAPLLAACTWIGLFPSTVAGLLENAVRSWNPALSTVALTAPLAPVPMIGVMGLILLAALVLVGFWLGILSRKGAEESATWGCGYAQPTVRMQYTASSFADGLVRLFRFGLWTERSGDRVDGIFPRVNGFHSQTPDTVLDRGLFPGFRLAGQAFVWLRSRVQNGKTARYLLYVALTVVFLLLIRI